A genome region from Cucurbita pepo subsp. pepo cultivar mu-cu-16 chromosome LG02, ASM280686v2, whole genome shotgun sequence includes the following:
- the LOC111788993 gene encoding cucumber peeling cupredoxin-like produces the protein MSASITSLASFFFLGALLHHAVAIGHIVGGDHGWNLPPTPTFFSEWARNSTFYINDRLIIKSRGNEVHDVASPKSQADFDGCVLPPFVYDFVGFISLPRVGRFYFISAMGNDCNAGMKFGIDVLPKL, from the exons atgagtgCCTCAATCACTTCCcttgcttccttcttcttccttggaGCCCTCCTCCACCACGCGGTTGCCATCGGCCACATTGTCGGAGGCGATCATGGGTGGAACCTCCCACCAACCCCCACCTTCTTCTCCGAATGGGCTCGCAATTCAACCTTCTACATCAATGATAGACTCA TAATCAAATCAAGAGGCAACGAAGTTCACGACGTTGCAAGCCCAAAATCTCAAGCAGATTTTGACGGATGTGTCCTCCCAccatttgtttatgattttgttGGTTTCATTTCGCTACCGCGTGTTGGCCgcttttattttatctccGCTATGGGAAATGATTGCAATGCAGGAATGAAATTTGGTATCGACGTTCTACCAAAATTGTGA